DNA from Canis lupus familiaris isolate Mischka breed German Shepherd chromosome 33, alternate assembly UU_Cfam_GSD_1.0, whole genome shotgun sequence:
agagagagagagagagaggcagagacataggcagagggagaagtaggctccatgcaccgggagcccgacatggattcgatcccgggtctccaggatcgcgccctgggtcaaaggcaggcgccaaaccgctgcgccacccagggatccccaagatttaatttttaaataatctctacacctaacgtggggcttcaactcacaatCACAAGATCGAGTTGGATCCTCCattgactgagtcagccagaggTCCCAAGgcttgtgttgtttttttaaatattctatttattcgtgagagagaaagaaagagagagagagagagaggcagagacacaggcagagggagaaggctccatgcagggagtccgatgtgggacttgatcctgggactccaggatcatgccctgagccaaaggcaggtgcttaaccacttgAGTCACACGGGCGGGCATCCCAAGGCTTGTTTTTATAAGACAAAACAAAGGTCTCGCATTGCCTGGGCCTCCATCTCTTTCCAGTTTCAACCAATATCTATGTTCCCAGGCTCTGAACTCCCAACATCCTGGCCCTCCAGTTTGCTACTCACCTCAGGATCTTCAGGCCCTTCCCACTGgctggaatttcttttctttttttcttttttttttttttttttcaatttaatgcTTATTTGCCCTTCAATTTGATGTCAACTGAAAACTTTCTCCAGGAAATAGTTCCTTAAGTAATGGACTCAGAAGAGATTAATAACACTTTTAGAATCATTTGCTTCCTCCCAAGATTTTCAACATAGCTACGCCCTAGCCAGAAAACAAGATAACCTTAGTTAATCCTTCTAGTGAAGTGTCTTCTGGGTCCAGTTATGCCATATTTGTAAGCTAGGATCTCCCCCTACTCCATGTCCTCCTGgtacttctttctccttttaatgCTTCAAAACATAATGCAATTTCAGTAATATCTTATCCTTCAGGTAATGGTGATTGAAATATTGGGGGATTATTGCTGCTCTTTAACACTGTTGGACTTCACATTCTAAAACAGGAAGATGGggtgttggggaaaaaaagagaacttcctGCTAAGAAGTTTAGAATTTGCTAGTGGCCTTCTCAAATAGTACTTTAGAGGGAATAACAGTgggaatagaaaacagaattcaGGGTGCTAAACACAACAGAGAATACTTTTCTTTCCAAGAGGGGACTCAACTTATTGTCCCAGAGAACACTGAGGAAAATTAGTGAGTTTGTGGTGATACATTAGAGGACAGAGAccaatttttttatattgattcctAAGTAATCTGTAGTCATTTCCTTTTACGGTTCACTTCAAACGTTTCCATTTATCATTcactgaacatttattgagtaccaacCATGTCAGGCTGTTCTAGGAAGTTGTGATACCTAAGTGCACAAAAAGAACAAATCCCTTCATACTATTAGTAGGagacaataaataacaaattacaCGTTATGTTAGAGATGTTACAGGAAAatagagaacaggagcagggtgAGGGAAGAAATGGTGCTGGTAGGTGTTGAAAAACAGCCTGTGATTTAAAAGAGGGGTTCAGAGTGTGCTTTTTTGATCAAGTGACATTTGAAAGAAGACTTCAAAGGTTTACCATACTAACTTCTGGGAAAAGGTCATTCTGGAAAGGTCATTTCCAATTTTGCCAGCGACAAGGTCAGTGAACAACAAAGACAAGGTACAGCAGATGAGGCCAAAGGTGAGAGGCATGGGGTGGGAAATACTTAGATAAGGCTTTGGAGGTCAtaacaaggacttttttttttttttttaaagattttatttatttattcatgagagacacagagagagagagaggcagagacacaggcagagggagaaggaggctccatgcagggagcccgacgtgggactcaatcccaggaccttgggatcatgacctgggatgaaggtggtgctaaaccacggagccccctgggctgcccaacaaggacttttaaaaaaaaaaaaaaatctatttatgtattcatgagagaagcagagacatagagggagaagcatgctccctgcggtgagcccgacgtgggactcaatcccaggaccttgggatcatgacctgagctgaaggcagatgttcaaccactgagccacccaggaaccccaggagtTCGGTTCTGGCTCTGAAACAGGATCCATAGgtgggttttgagcagaggagtgtcCTGATTTGACTTGTATTTCAAAAGAATCTTTTCATATATGCAATAGAGTATTTTGAAAGGTTATTTAAAAATCCCAGTCATAAAAGTTGGTACAACACCATGCATCATCCCTTATTAACCAATTATTAAATCCAAATTCCGTAGTTCTCACAACCAAGACCTTAACAGTGCTGTAGTATCATCTAATCTCTGCTCTATAATCAAATTTCCTGTTACTCCACCTAACACATTTTTACGTGGCAGATCTCTAACATATTCAAACCAGGTAAGCTTTTAAAAAGGATATGCAGcaggacgcctgggggctcagtggttgagcgtctgcctctggctcaggctgtgaccccaggtctggggatcgagtcctgcatcgggctccctgcgaggagcctacttctccctctgcctgtgtctctgcttctctgtgtcgctcatgaataaataaaataaaatctttaaaaaaaaggatatgtatCTCacatatggtaaaatatacacatatcaaGCACATAGCTCTGTGGATTTTCACATACGGATGAGCCTAAGTAACCGCCACCCACAAGCTAAGCTCGCTTCATGCTGACATAATTGGGATCATCAGGACTGCCTGCTTCTTCAAGTAGATTCATGTTAAATCTTTCTGGCAAGGATACCCTCAGTGAGATATCCCATCAGAAAGCACATTTCTGTTTGTGTCGTTCCTGGTGAGAAGTCTGAACACTCAGTCAAGGTGGACATAACCAACTTTTTTCTCTAAGGCCCATCTTGCGAAACTGTAGCTTTCCTCGAGGCACTTTCAGATGAGTGAATTCCAATTCAGTGAGttagtattttaaacatttcaccaTCATTCTCCTCCCACATCTGCTCCTTGGGGCTGGGATCCTTGGAGACATAGCCATTTCTAATTTTGCTCCCTGGCAGAGAGTTCATGGGCTTTCTTCACGCAGATCCATTTGCCCTTAGCCAGCAACGCCTTGGCAGAAACCGACTCCGAAGCTTCAACACCAACTCTTGAGAGCCTTACATGTCCCTTTGGGGCCAGGAGAAATTTGGAGGGCTGGCTCCAGAGGCCTCCTATCAGCATTCCTAGTGCACCGCATATCTTGCTCACAGCACCCGTGCGCTTCTGGGCAGACAGATCCGCAGGACTGTTACTTTGGTTTGCAGGTGGGAAATAGGACATTTCTCCCCCTGGTTTCTTCCAAACACCAAAATCATCCTGCAGGTTCCTGTTGCCACTAAATTCATCTGAGGCATGGAATATTGAGTTCcaagtgcttttttttcccctttgtaataTTTTGGGACCCTGGGAGGGAGATACTGAAGGAGGGATAGACTAGGGTAGTTAAAACTATAGTAAATTCTGGGGGACGCTTGTGGGCAGTAGGGAGTGCTGGGGAATAAATGCAACTTTAGAGATTTCACCTTGCTAGGGGCAGGAAAAAGGGGTAGATAGTCATCTTCGTAGTGGAACACAACTGATTTTATAAAGTTTACTTTTGTGTGTTAGGACTAGGAAGCTATCTGAAAGCAGATTGGGAAGGCCAAGGAATAGAAAAGTGAACAATcactaaaaatagagaaaaagcttaaaaaggaagcaaaattaaaattaataatatgcGTACAATAAGATATAAGGAATCAAATGCATATACTATTTTTTACACTGAAAAACTCTGACCATTAATGAGTAATCGGTGTGGAGACACTGCAAGATCATATAAATATCTTGCTTGTCaacaaacatttaacattttttaacatttattgaggattcTTGCCCAAATCTGTCCATATCCTAATGGTTACAAACTTTCTAACTCTACTACTCCTTCCAGTAcattagagggggaaaaagtttTCATAATCTCCAAATccacaacaataaaacaatgttGGAATCTGCCATAAGaacacaagtgaaaaaaaatattttctaagaaccGCAGGACTATAAATTTAGGAAGGAcacaaaaaattctaaatgaatcgaactcatcaaattatatacattaaatgtatagcttttttaaaatgttactcatACTTCATtgagtggttttaaaaaagaatcatgccaaagaaaatcatgatttttagcTTAATCCTGAGTTAATATTAAGAATTTGCCCACAATGCATATGGCCTCCTATATACAatagataattttatatacaatttaaaatccaACACATTATGAATTTATGATTCAGAAGtacccttaaatatttttaagcaggAAAAACACACAAGATAGTTACAAGTAGAAATAATACCCGCAAAGGGTTCCATATTATTATCCCAGAGACATACCATAGAGGTCTCAGGTTattaagaaaacatcaaaaaatgttttctatattaaGAGTATGTTTCTGGGAGTGGGAAAGAATAACAGCTTTCCCTTTGGTTTAAAATACTCAACAGCCTGAAGTCACGAACCTAAGAGGGTGTAGCCATCTCTGGAGGAGTTGGAATTGCAGAGAAATCCAGCGTGGAAGCACACCTGTACTTTCCACTCCACCTCCCACTCCCAAACCCTCTGCCAGGCGGGGCTCAGGTTCCCACTTTAAAAGAAGTTAAGGTCACTTCTATTTCAGAAGGGCAAACGTTTGGTAGTATGAatgactttttcttcttattaagtAGAATGAATGGTAATTTCTGAAATTCTCTTCCAATTTAAAATCTAAGAGCTCCTGCATCTCAACCCATGAAGCCACAGGCCCCATGGAGGTTGGAGGGTAATATCTGCAATGCACTAGTCTGTGCCCCTGTAAGCAGGAAGCATGGAGGGTGTGAGCAGCCAACAGTCCGGCCATCAGTGTCACCATGGAGTTGATTGTAGTTCTCTTTGTACCATTGATTATAATCACAGCTGTGTCCCTTTTCCTGCTATCGAAAGCTCATTGGAGGCTTTTCATTAACACCTTATTCctataaagcaaacaaaatgtttgtttttagaaagaggAGATCCAAGAAGAAACATTAATTGTACCCTTGAAAACAGCCAGGAATGCTGTTTGCCCTGGTGGACTTGTCCTTAAACTGTAGGATAGTAAGTGGaaggacgccagggtggctcagtggttgagcctctgcgttcagcccagtgcgtgatcctggagacccgggatcgagtcccacatcaggttccctgcatggagcctgcttctccttctgcctatgtctctgcctctctgtctcttatgaataaataacatcttacaaaaaaaaaaaaaaaaaaaaaaagaaagtatagtaAGTGGAAAGCATGCAACCAGGCCATTGGGACTGGGACTATTAGCCAAGTTATGTCTCCGTAATATGTATCTGTCCTTGGCAACCCATGGGCAGCAGAGGCCCCAGAGTGGACCTTTTACCATTTGCCCAATGGCCTCGGTAGGTCATTAAAGGACTCTCCAGAGTGACCTCAATTCTATTCAACGTTCTTGGCAACGACAATTGGCGGGAAGTAGGACAgccagaagggggaaaaaagaagtgcACACTCTCCTTGTCTTCTGTGGCAGACAGTTAACTGTGCCAGGGTCCAGGGGCTGCCACTCCTGGCTGGTGGAGGGGGGTCTAGCCTGAGGGTCCCACCCACTTCAGGCTTCTATGCTCAGCCAGCTGTCCAAGACCCCTGGTGTTCAGTAACCTGGACACTAAGGATGATAGGCCCCCTGCAGGCCGACGGAGGGCTGCGGAGAGGGATGTGGGAGGCAAGTCTGGGCTGCACCAAACCACTCCATTCAGAGTGATAGTCCTCTTCCCAGTCCTGCCTCTCTGAAGGCCCCTCTCCCAAAGTAGGCCCAGAAGCACACCTGGGCTCTCTGTCTGCAATGCAGCATAAAAGGAAATGCCCTTTGAGCATCCTATTGCCACATCTCTCCATTTGTGCTTTTGGAAAACACCTCCAGTCACCCTTTCCACTTGTCCGCTCCCCGTATTCAAGCATCACCAAATCACCTGTGTCCTTTACTGCTCTGGGTCTCATCTTATCCAAGCAAGTGTATCATTTGAACTTTCTTCAGCTTCATGTGATATTACTTAAAGCCAGATTCTGTCTTGGTACCGTTAGAAGATGCTAGGCTCTTAAAACACATTACAAACAGCTTTCCCACAACATTGTCCTGACAGCTCTCACACCCTTCCCTCTTTGGCAATGTAAGCCTCGCCGCATGCACTAGCTTCAAACCCTGCAGTGGCCCATCTCTCAGCAAATCACCAGATTCTGTGCCTGTCACTCTAATCctcaaaaattgtaaaattttccATATCTATCCTATTCtatccctctgctctctctctttctctcatgaatatatataaatcccTAAATACAATAGcctttatgaataaaaatttctttacaGGTGTGTAAACTTTTCAGTGActtaccgctgagccacccaggcgtcccttcttgaAGACTTCTTAGTTTTAATACCATAGGTGACTTTTGTACACCACCCTGTCCACTTGGCTCCTCATATTACAGATGTGGGAACCATGGCTCAGGAGGGTGAAGTGGTGTGTGTAAAGCTGTGGAAATGGTCGCTGGTACAAACAGGATTCCAGAAGAGGACTGTTCCCTTCCCTGAGCCAATGCCATGCCTGTGGCTTCAACACAGAACTGTGCTCACTCTGCTCCACCTCGCTCCCGGAGTTTGTCAATTGTAATggcttgtatttatttatttaaaagattttatttattcatgagagacacagagagaggcagagacacaggcagagggagaagcaggctccatgtaggaagcctgatgtgggactcaatcccgggtccctgcgatcaggacctgagcagaaggcagatgctcaaccacgaagccacccaggcgccccagtaatggcttgttttaataaaaatacttccCATCCTTATTTAGAGACAGAAATCTTTATGAATTAGCTAGTCTAGtttatacagagaacaaatttaCCTATTCCGCATCAGCCAGtcatttaatatgtttatttcaattggcttagaatttaaattatagagaaaaccctttttcttctcttcataatTGTGAGTTTATAGTTGGTTGTTTGGTGATTACAAAGGTATGTCATTGATCACATCACATAACTAAAGACATCTTTTGAAAGAACACCATGGGCAACTGGTTAAATTCTGAAACTTCAAAGCTTACTATAATTAGACCCCAAACTAAtgatattacttaaaaatctataaagCTCAATTTGAGCCCAAACTGGTTTTTGCATACATTgtatatttctctctttatgaGGACGCTGAAAGGAATCCCATTTGCTGGAATGATTAGTACCCACATTTTTTGGAATGTTTGCATGTTAGACACAGGGCTAAgaactttatatttattcactcatctaaTCTTCACAATACTTCAGATAGGCATTATGCCCATTTTGTAAGGAGGAAgctggcccttttttttttttttaaccataatcTGCCACGCTACAATACTTACAATTTCTACTTTGTCCTAAGTTCTCTCAGCCTTGGCGTTGGTCCCTATTGAAAAATGagctttctccttctttccatctAGGCAATTCTTCCTTGAAGTTAAGAAACCTCTTCTTTGATACTAGTCATCGGATGGCATTACAGCTCTTTACATACCAGTCATCCCCATTAGACTGTAGTCTACTTAAagggttttgttgctgttgttttgctAGTCATTATTTCTGTGAAGTGCATATACCTGTAATATAGTAATTAATCAAGACTTGTTTCTCCATAATCATGGGAGGGTCTCTAGGTAGAAGCAGTTAGCCCTGACCtctaaatgttctttttcctaAGAATAGACTTAACTCAAAATACAGGGCTATTTAAGATTGACATGTATCTCCAATCTCCCCCAGCTAGAAACCAGGTGTCCAGTTTTAGTTTGTAGAAATGCACCAGGTAGTTACCTGCGAACACATTTGGGGCACAGCATGTTGTCCTCCAGCTGTGGGGGTGGGAAGTTACAAGCGGGGAGCAAGAAGAGGGCGCATACTCTCCCCCGCTTTTCAGGCACCCAGGCTTGTCCTGCATGAAATTGCAGGTGAACCCAACCTTCTGTGTCTGCAGGCATACTTCTCCCATGGACCACACACCACTTGGCacctaaagaagaaaagagaggcaagTATGAACACAGCCTGGCCAAATTCTAATGTTCTTTTGGTCGAGAATATATTATGGTCTTTGTTTCCACTACTTTTCTTGCCAGTTCCAAGATAGGAACCCTGGAATCCTAGCTCAACCTTCTCTGTCTTGCTCTTTTTTAGAAAACCATACAAAACAGTTcctgttaaaatgtctaaaaagaagaaagcatagtTGGAGGTGGTATAGCTCCAAGGGGGTAAATGATAGTGCAAAGGAGGCAAAGCTTTACCTCTACCCATCCTAGGTCTGCAACACAGTATTCCTAACAAAAAGATCAAGAGAAAACCAATTTGTTAATGGCACAAACATTGGCACAGGTCACTTGGAAGAAACCACCAGTGAAAGTGAACATGGCAGCTTAGAATCCTGGCTTTTCCAAAAAACCAAGGGATTTGTagagaaatgacaggaaaaaGGGAAGCAGTTTTAGACAAACAGTGGGATGCTCAATCTATGGGAAGGAACAAAGAAGTAAGGtttcggggcagcctgggtggctcagcggtttagcgttgctttcagcccagggcgtgatcctggagacccgggatcgagtcccatgtcgggctccctgcgtggagcctgcttctccctctgcctgtgtctgtgcttctctctctgtgtttgtctcttatgaataaataaataaaatattaaaaaaaaaaaaaaaagaagtaaggtTTCTCTGGTGCCACCCCTCAGGTGATTGTCTCTGGCAAAAAGAGAATCTACAACCTGCCTTTAGGCAGTCGAGCACTTTTTCTGGGTTTGCTGCTCTTCAGCTGCCATTAGCTCAAaacagtttttattataaattttaaaacaatttagaatAGGTATAATTTGGGGTGATACACTCTGGTTTCCTTCAATAGACTAAACCGGAGTGGTCTGGGAAGGCCTGCGTGAAATAGGTTCGGGGTCTCAACAGGCATTGCATTGTGCTAACCAGTTTATGGTCTCTTAATTTTATGTCCTATAATTCTTACAACATTATGAGGTAGGTGTGATTTTTAACCAATTTTACGATGAGGAAATCGGGAACTATATTAAACAACTTGTTAATGTCACTCGCTTAACAGATGCTAGAAGATCCGGGGCTTAAGCTCAGGCAGTTGATTTTTGAGCTTGCCCTTACTTTTAATTCCTTaaagaagggaaatgaaaaataaagccaaacagATTGCCATTCCCTCCTGATGACATCAGTAATTTGTagcagttgggatccctgggtggctcagaggttgagcatctgcctttggcccaggcaggatgtgatcctggagacccgggatcgagtcccacgtcgggctccttgcatggagcctgcttctccctctgcctgtgtctctggctctctctctgtgtctctcatgaataaataaataaaaataataataataaaaattgtagcagtggtttcctttccttttctttttttaaaagatcttatttattaatttgagacagagagagagcacacaagcagggaggagaggcagaggagaggaagaaggtgaCTCTGCAGAGCAGGAAGGGGGGCTCAGGGCTGGATCGCAGGACCCCGTgaccatggcctgagcagaagaccgacgcttcaccgacggagccacccaagcgcGGCCCCCAGACTAGCATCATCAGCCCTGGCCgaaaaattgttagaaatgaaaattcccAGGCCTTAGCTCAGAGCCGAATCAGAAACTCTGTAGGTAGGGCCCAGGAAGCCCCAACCCTTTCCATGATTTTGATGTACCCTAAAATTGATTGGAGGTTAATaatcaatagcatttttttcctcaaggGGACCAGAACCAGATGGCACCCCCGGCCTTACCGTGGGCCTCCTGTGGCGATGCCACTGTCTCCATCTTCCCAGCCCTGGCTGCAATTCTGGACCAGGAGGCAAACACGGAATCTGGGGCCGAAGTGGTCACAACAACAGTATTGACCCCCTCCAGGAGAGCATCAGACCCCTCAGCGGGGGCAGCCACTTCAGGAGGGTAGGTTCCATCAGAAGGTATCTTTGTTCCAGGACTTTCCAGAGACATTTCCCCCTTGTCCATCATCAACCTTCTTTGTGTCTGGGTGAGAATCTTGGCCTCCTCTGCGGTGACAGGAATGTTTGTCTACAAACAGGGTTTACAAGGTTAAGGTGCTGTCAGAAGTGCTGGcctcatttttatgattttcacaATGTTGGTGAGAAGGGGGGTAAGGGGTGCTGTTCTTCCTCAGAAGGAGgagtggaaggagggaaggaggggctaAGGCCAGCTCTCCACCGACTTTGTGATGCTAAAATAGGGCATTAGGAAGAGAactaaggggggatccctgggtggctcagtggtttagcgctgcctttggcccagggcccaatcctggagtccagggatcgagtcccactctctctaggtctatcataaataaagaaataaagaaatcttaaaaaaaaaaaaaaaaaaaaagaaaaagaaagagaactaagCCTTCCACTGGGTCAAGTCACTTACCTTTTGATCTGGGTAAGCATATTCGCAGATTCGCTTATATACATCTAATTTCtaagacaagagaaaaatgagttaaCAATCAAGTAAGGATCCTACCCCTCCTCCCGGGAGCAAGGTCTCCAACCCTGGGCCATCACCTGGCCTTTGGTGCTCAGCTTGAGTTCTTGGCACCAGGCCCGCAGGATGTCTCGGTGAAGCAAGTTGGCTGGTGGCAGTTTCGAAGGTAATGGAGGAACTGGGATTTTCTTCCGAATTCTTACTCTTGTACTCTCTTGTGCCGTCTTTTCTGAACAGGAAGCTGGAGGAGAATGGATGAAATTAGTAATACCTCACTTTTGTGTGGCCTTTTAAAATGTCCTAGTACAACTTTCAGTTGTACAGTCCAATCCCCACCGTATAGTTAATGACTTGCCAACGACCCCATAACCTCCAAGGGACAGGGgcccccggggtggctcaggtcatgatcccggggtcctgggactgaaccttgcattgggctccctgctcagcagggagcctgcttctcctcctgcttgtgctctgtgacacataaataaataaaatcttaaaaaaagaaaaaaaaaaaccctaaaggaCAGAACCTCAAACCTGGGACTGACTTAATACTGAATCTCCAGTTTTTACTTCCTACTTGCTCATCTGTGAGCACCTAAACCCACAGACTCCAAGGAGGCTGTATTAGAGAACTTGCTCCCCAGCCAGGGGAATGAGAGCAATTTTAAACATGACATCATAAGACCTCAGGGGTGCCTTGTCCTCTcaccaaagaacaaaacaaaccactGGGCATTGCTACCCACAGCCACCCATTCTCGGAGTTGGGTCAGCCCCACCCCACATAGGGCAGTGCTCCGGGCTCCCTGCACACAGCTCTCTCACACATTCCCACTGTTCAGCGGAGACTTCCAGAACACACCTCCGGAACAGGCAACTATCCCCACGCTAACAGGGTTTATCGAGGGCACAGGCCTAGCCAGGTCTA
Protein-coding regions in this window:
- the DPPA4 gene encoding developmental pluripotency-associated protein 4 isoform X1, which encodes MEKAKGKKGSTKSGEDYLAGQSQPVSEEAKEKQQAYGEPKLPGTSASGTKRKRSMKEGKASCSEKTAQESTRVRIRKKIPVPPLPSKLPPANLLHRDILRAWCQELKLSTKGQKLDVYKRICEYAYPDQKTNIPVTAEEAKILTQTQRRLMMDKGEMSLESPGTKIPSDGTYPPEVAAPAEGSDALLEGVNTVVVTTSAPDSVFASWSRIAARAGKMETVASPQEAHGAKWCVVHGRSMPADTEGWVHLQFHAGQAWVPEKRGRVCALFLLPACNFPPPQLEDNMLCPKCVRSGNLSPAWQRVWEWEVEWKVQVCFHAGFLCNSNSSRDGYTLLDEFSGNRNLQDDFGVWKKPGGEMSYFPPANQSNSPADLSAQKRTGAVSKICGALGMLIGGLWSQPSKFLLAPKGHVRLSRVGVEASESVSAKALLAKGKWICVKKAHELSAREQN